A genomic window from Elaeis guineensis isolate ETL-2024a chromosome 3, EG11, whole genome shotgun sequence includes:
- the LOC140856158 gene encoding uncharacterized protein, producing the protein MQVAVHAMAVKYGGKFVDIFLKAFDFLHDHFQEHNDIIIQTVRELQKATRIIQTLCSEAKGSKRTMVTRNVPATKRSLERFVFHVKALLHNTSSGCSFWMGNLKHKDLSGHVVSSQVYDNGNDDINREAENLTEAEPRVLSDDSSQRDDGN; encoded by the exons ATGCAGGTAGCTGTGCATGCTATGGCAGTCAAGTATGGAGGCAAGTTTGTTGATATATTTCTTAAAG CATTTGACTTCTTACATGACCATTTCCAAGAACACAATGACATTATAATTCAAACG GTCAGAGAGCTTCAAAAGGCAACAAGAATTATACAGACCTTGTGTTCTGAGGCCAAG GGGTCAAAACGGACAATGGTCACACGCAATGTTCCTGCTACTAAGAGGTCTTTGGAGCGCTTTGTGTTCCATGTCAAGGCTTTGTTACACAATACCTcaagtgggtgcagtttttggatgg GCAATTTAAAACACAAGGATTTAAGTGGTCATGTGGTAAGTTCCCAAGTGTATGACAATGGAAATGATGACATTAATAGAGAAGCAGAAAATCTAACGGAGGCAGAGCCTAGGGTTCTTTCTGACGATAGCAGCCAACGAGATGATGGGAACTGA